The Polyangium aurulentum genomic interval CGCCCGCCCCCCGGACGAGCAGGCGCACGGGCACGGGTTTTCCGGCTTCAGTAGCGCGAAAGCGAATGCGGCCCGCCTTCGGCAGGACCTTGTCGCGAGGCTCGGCCGCAATGGCCTCCACGCGGACCCACGGCCCCGGTGAATGCCCCGGCGCGGAGAGGCGCGCCTCGAAGCAGCCCTCGGGGAGGTCGATCTGCCGTTCGGCCCCGCCAAACTTGGCTCCCTCGACGGAGATGTGGGCATAAGGCCGGCGCGCATCCGCCCCGCAGCGCGCGAGTTCGGCGCGGCCTCCGCGCGCGGGGACGAGGGGAATCGAGACGCGGCGCCTGCCCCCGGACGACATGCACGGCAGCGCGAGCGCGGCGTCGCCGGCCGAGCGGTCGGAGTACGTGATCGCAATGCGCCGTCGCTCGGAGGGGCCCCCCGGCGCGACGGGAATGACGCGCTCGCCGGTCGTTGCGGCCTCGTAATAGCCGTAGGACTCCTGCGAGGAGAAGCGCGCCAGCATGGGCCCCTCGGCGGAGCAAACGGCGTAGGAGACGCCCGTGCTTTCGCGGGCGAGGAAATCGGTGAACGTCTGGCTCGCATAAAGGACGTGGCCGAGCCCTTCGACCCAGGTGGGGATGTTGCCCCAATGAACGCGCTCGCCGAGGACGGCGGCGAGCGCGGGCAACCTGCGCGCGGCGCCGACCGGCCCGGGGTCGACCGGCTCGATGTCGCGCGCGCCGACGGCCGCGCTCTCGATCCAGAGGGTCTTTCCCTCGAACGAATAGAAATTGACCAGCCAGAGAGGCTGCCCGCGAATGCGACGCGCGGCGCGCAGGACATTGCCGCGCTCACCAACGAAATCGAAGCGCACGACGTCGTCCCCGGCGGCGTAGAGGCCGAGCTCGAGCACGGGCTGGATGAGGTCGAGGCCGTCCCGCGCGTTCTCGGGGCCGAAATCGACGAGGTATCCCCGCACGGACACCACGGCCACGTGGCCCTCATTGCGGAGCATGAAGTCGCCCGGTTTGGCGGTGACGCGCAGGCCAGCGAGCGGGACGGCCTCGCGGGCGGGGACGACCTCGAGCGTGCCCTCGCCGCGCGGGGGCGGGATCTGGATCTCGACGGGTATGAACGACGGGGGCGGCGGCGGGGGCGCGGCGCGGCGCGGCGGCGCTGTGGCAGGCTCGGGGTTTCCCGCGCACGAGGAGGCGACGAGGACGGCGAGCGCGAGCGGGAGGGCAGAGAGGGCGCGCATGGGCGCGCGGATGCTAGCCGAAGTGGGGGTAGAGGTGGAGAGGCACAGGCTCCGGGCTCAGCTTCGCGCTCGCCCCGCCCCCCCCGCTCGCCCGAGCATCTTGCCCAGGACCTCGCGCGCCCCCGCCTTTTCGAGCACCGCCGCATCGCCCGGGGTCGCATGGCATTGCACGATCCTCAGGCACCGCGGGCACCCCGCCGCCTCCGCGCACCGCGCCGGGCATCGCTCCGCAATCGCGAGCGACCAGCCCGCCGCCATTCGCAGAACGTCGAGCGTCACCGCCTCCGAGAATCCCACGCCTCCGGGGTGTAGATCGACGAATGCAATCGCGGGCGCCCCCGCCGCCCCGAAGCGCTCGATGCGCACGACCGCCAGATCCTCCTCCCGATGGTGAACGAACGCTGGCAAGGTCACCCGGAACAGGTGCGCCAGCGCGTGCAGCGTCCCCTGCCCGATCGCCCCGAACGCGTCGGCCGGCAACCCGAGCACGGCGGCTCGCGTCGCGTATCGACAATGAATGGGGTCGGCGTACATCGCCACGTCGCGCTCGCGCCCGTCCGGGCCGTGGCGCCGGAGCCCGAGGACCGACTCCTCCACGTCCACCGTCCGATGCTCGAGCAAAAAGGGCGCGCCCCCGAGCGAGCGCATCGGATCCGCGCGCCGCTCCTTCGCCTCGCCCTCGCGCTCGCCCTCGCGGCGCTCGCCCTTGCGCCGCTCCACTGCATTCACCACGAATGCGCGGATCGGGCTGGTCGCGAGCGCCCGCTCCTCGCGCTCGCACGCGATCCGGCCCGCAGCGAGGCCGTCCTGCTCCTCGAGCGGCATCACCGAGTGGCGGCCCCCCCGGTGCACGAATATCCGCCCAGGATACGCCGCCGCGAGCATGCGCGAGCGCTCGACGCCGAACAACGCTTCGCCCGTGTGACGATCGCAGACGCGCGCCGGCTCGCCCGCCGCGTCGAGCAGCACCGCCGCGTGCGCTTCGCCGTCGACGAGCGAATGCACCGGCCCCTCGCGCAATGCTCCCGTGGCCGGGTCGAGCGTGACGCGCGCCCGCGTGACGAGCCGCGCGCCCTCCCCTGCCAGACCCCTGAGCCGCTGCAGCTCCGATTCCACCAGCGTTCGCGAGAAATCCTGCGAAAGCTCCTCTTCGCCCAGCTCCCCCTCGGCAAGCGCGGCGTGCAGGTGCGCGCGCTGGATCGCCTCCGCCAGCGGGTCGGCCACGAGCGCGCTGCCGAGCGCGAGATCGGGGTGCTTCCAGGGCGGCCTCTCCCGCGCGAGCAATGCCGAGAACGGGTCGAGATCGGGCTGCCAGAGCAGCAGCACCTTGCGCTCGAGATCGGCCGCGGCGAGCGCCTCCTCGCTCACCTCGCCCGCGGGCTCGGATCCGGGCGCGGGCGCGGGCGGCTCCTCTTTGGGCTTTGGAGGCGCAATGGCCTTGCCCACGCGCTCGCCCGCCCCGAGCGAGGCCAGCCTCGCCTCGGGCACCGTTCCCGCGCGAAAGCCGAGGTGCGAGGCCAGAAGCTCGAGCGAGGCGTACCGGTCGGCTTGCACGCGCGCAATGACGACCTCCGCCCCCGCGAGCGCCCGCGCCACCTCGTCCCGCTCACCCGCGAAGGCACGGCCGCGGGTGGCCACGCCGCGGCTCATCATCAATTCGTTTGCCTTGGCGACCTCGGAGCGCGAGAGCGCGTCCTCGTAGCCGAACAGCTCGGCGGAGAAACCCTGCGACAGGGCCTCGCCGAGGGCGCGCACGGCCGGGTGCAGGTCGCTCTCGACGCCCGCGGCGGGCGGGAGGAAATAGGCGGCGACCGGCGGGCACGGCGCGCCGTCCACCTCGGGGCCGAGCAGGAGGAAGGGCCGGCCGGCGAGGCGCTCGGCGAATCGGCCGAGGTCGCGGAAGGACGGGTCGGCCGTCGAGAGAAAGCGCAATCGCTCGCCCCGCGCGAGCGCTCGCGGCGAGGCGGGCGCGCTCCGGACGACCGCGCGGCGAAGGCGGCGCAAGAGGTGCGCGAGGTGAGCCCCACGCACGCCGTGAAATGCCTCGAGGTCCGGTATCACCACGAGCCCGAGCCCGCCGAGATACCCCCTCCACTCGCGCTGTCGCCCGCAAAGCTCGCGGTGCAGCCCCTCCGGGTCCGCGAAGACGAGCTGCGGCAATGCGTGCGCCGGATCCACCGCGCCCGCGCCTGCGCACAGGCTCGACGCGTGGATGTTCCATTTCCACCGGGCGGCCTCCGCGCGCTCGAGGAAGCGCCGCTCCGCAGCCCGCGCGGCCGCCGCGTCCGTCGCGAGCCACAGGACGTTCTCGGCCTCGACGAGCAGGGCGTAGAAGACGAGCAATTCGAGCAGCGTCTCCTTGCCCGAGAGCGGCGGCGTGCAGAGCAGGACATTCTGCCGCGCCGCGAAGGCGTCACAGGCGAGGCCCTGGTGCACGTAAAGACCGCCGGCGACGCCGAGCTCGCGCGAGAGATCCTCGAGGATGCGCTTGGCGCGCAGCTCGGTTCCCGGGGAGATCTGCGCCGGCGACGCCTCGGGTACGGCAGGCGGCAAGAGCAAGGGACCGCCAGAGCGGTGAATGGCCTCGACCAGCGGCCGAAGCGGCGGGCGCGGAGCAGGCGCCTCCTTGGCGGGGGGCGGGGCGGGTTTGTCAGGGTTAGCTGTCCGCGTGGCGAGGTTTCTGCGAAGGCCGTCGAGCGCGATCGCGGCGCCAACCCATATCGGCGCCGAGAGGTGCCCGCCGAGCGCCGCCGGCAAGGCGAGGGCGACGAGCCCCGACAACGCGGCGACGAGCGGCCGTTGCCAGCGCACGAAGCGCGCCTCCACCAGCTCGACGCTCGTCCAGTGTCCGAGCAGCTTGAAGGTGCGGCCGAAGAGATCGTCCGCGAGCGGGACCGTCTCGACGGGCTGGGCAGGCGGCGGCCGCCCCTCTTCGAGGGCCTTCTTGATGGCCTTCGCCTGCTCCATCCGCTCGCGCAGGAGCACGTCGTCCGGCTTTTGCTCGAGCGAGGTCAGCTCCTCGAGCGTGCGCGCCCCCCACCACACGAGCGCGAGATAGATTGCCGCGCCAAACATCAGCGACAGGGGCAGGTGCACCGGGCCCGGCAGGATGAACCGGCCGCCCTGGGCAAGCGCGAGCTGGTTGCGCAATGCCTCGTAGGCCGCGGCTCCGTCGCCCGGCGCGAGGAGGAGCAGCGCGCGCTCCTCGATCAGCATGGCCCCCGACCAGGCGAGCAGAGCGTCGACAATGGCCACGACGAGGGCGAGCGCGAGGACGACGAGGCCCGCGAGCGCGAAGAGCGGCCCCGTCGAGACGCGCAGGGTTCGCTCCTCGAAGCGCGCCCGCGACACGGCGCCCACGAATGCGATGATGGCCAGCGCGCTGGCCGTCGCGATGAGCCCGCTCCGCCAGGGCATCGCCTGCGCGAGCCGCGACCAGTCTCCGAGTATCGCGAGCAGGGCGTCGATCAAGGCGGGGCCCCCTCGGATCTCGCGAGCGCGAGCGCCTCGAGCGGCACGCCCTCGCGCGCGACGACGAGGTGAATGCGGTGCGGATCGCCCGACAGGGCCCGAACCTCCCAGGCGCCCTCGAAGCCTCCTTCGGCGAGCGTGGACTCGACGAGCCGGCGCGCCTCGGGCGGCACGAGCAAGACGCGCAGCGGCGGCGGCGCCTGGAATGTGTTTGGCCCGGCGAGCTCGAGCGGCGGCGAGAGCTTCAGCAGCAGCCGGCGCAAGAAGCCTCGCACGGCCTCGGCGGCGGCACGCGCGAGCGCGCTCGTCCCGTCCTCGAAGGGCGAGGAGG includes:
- a CDS encoding CehA/McbA family metallohydrolase, encoding MRALSALPLALAVLVASSCAGNPEPATAPPRRAAPPPPPPSFIPVEIQIPPPRGEGTLEVVPAREAVPLAGLRVTAKPGDFMLRNEGHVAVVSVRGYLVDFGPENARDGLDLIQPVLELGLYAAGDDVVRFDFVGERGNVLRAARRIRGQPLWLVNFYSFEGKTLWIESAAVGARDIEPVDPGPVGAARRLPALAAVLGERVHWGNIPTWVEGLGHVLYASQTFTDFLARESTGVSYAVCSAEGPMLARFSSQESYGYYEAATTGERVIPVAPGGPSERRRIAITYSDRSAGDAALALPCMSSGGRRRVSIPLVPARGGRAELARCGADARRPYAHISVEGAKFGGAERQIDLPEGCFEARLSAPGHSPGPWVRVEAIAAEPRDKVLPKAGRIRFRATEAGKPVPVRLLVRGAGGTPDPDWGDDSDGGAALNVDYAERGEGERPLPPGKYHVALGRGFEYTAHEQDIEITAGGVVEVRADLARVVDTTGWIASDLHLHADPSPDAPVRLEDRVRSLVSVGVEAAVATDHNAVTDYAPTIRAMGLSGAIASIVGDEVTTRDYNWGHFNVFPMASGAPPFPWVGVLPAEVFAAARAASPRTLVQVNHPRWGGIGYFDILRMDRANVKGWLDRSPLADMGFDLLEVFNGDHYRRVDLVEDVMRDWYALLDAGFRTVATGNSDSHKLTYHEAGMPRNLVFVGKDAPGEFDEAAFTEALKGGKVVVSSGPFVRLEVAGKGVGETVAAGEAEIVVRVDAPPWVDVDRIELWRRGKNLRAWPVANRKGAVEQRTRETLAKGDWIIAIARGTKTMDAYAPGARPFGFTNPVFVK
- a CDS encoding Zn-binding domain-containing protein: MIDALLAILGDWSRLAQAMPWRSGLIATASALAIIAFVGAVSRARFEERTLRVSTGPLFALAGLVVLALALVVAIVDALLAWSGAMLIEERALLLLAPGDGAAAYEALRNQLALAQGGRFILPGPVHLPLSLMFGAAIYLALVWWGARTLEELTSLEQKPDDVLLRERMEQAKAIKKALEEGRPPPAQPVETVPLADDLFGRTFKLLGHWTSVELVEARFVRWQRPLVAALSGLVALALPAALGGHLSAPIWVGAAIALDGLRRNLATRTANPDKPAPPPAKEAPAPRPPLRPLVEAIHRSGGPLLLPPAVPEASPAQISPGTELRAKRILEDLSRELGVAGGLYVHQGLACDAFAARQNVLLCTPPLSGKETLLELLVFYALLVEAENVLWLATDAAAARAAERRFLERAEAARWKWNIHASSLCAGAGAVDPAHALPQLVFADPEGLHRELCGRQREWRGYLGGLGLVVIPDLEAFHGVRGAHLAHLLRRLRRAVVRSAPASPRALARGERLRFLSTADPSFRDLGRFAERLAGRPFLLLGPEVDGAPCPPVAAYFLPPAAGVESDLHPAVRALGEALSQGFSAELFGYEDALSRSEVAKANELMMSRGVATRGRAFAGERDEVARALAGAEVVIARVQADRYASLELLASHLGFRAGTVPEARLASLGAGERVGKAIAPPKPKEEPPAPAPGSEPAGEVSEEALAAADLERKVLLLWQPDLDPFSALLARERPPWKHPDLALGSALVADPLAEAIQRAHLHAALAEGELGEEELSQDFSRTLVESELQRLRGLAGEGARLVTRARVTLDPATGALREGPVHSLVDGEAHAAVLLDAAGEPARVCDRHTGEALFGVERSRMLAAAYPGRIFVHRGGRHSVMPLEEQDGLAAGRIACEREERALATSPIRAFVVNAVERRKGERREGEREGEAKERRADPMRSLGGAPFLLEHRTVDVEESVLGLRRHGPDGRERDVAMYADPIHCRYATRAAVLGLPADAFGAIGQGTLHALAHLFRVTLPAFVHHREEDLAVVRIERFGAAGAPAIAFVDLHPGGVGFSEAVTLDVLRMAAGWSLAIAERCPARCAEAAGCPRCLRIVQCHATPGDAAVLEKAGAREVLGKMLGRAGGAGRARS